From Selenomonas ruminantium AC2024, a single genomic window includes:
- a CDS encoding ribose-phosphate diphosphokinase — MALDTGNLCILTGNANPELAKEIADHIGVNLCDAYVGHFNNGETQVMISESIRGKDIFIIQPTSYPVNDNLMELLIMADACKRASAHSVTAVVPYYAYARQDRKTRGREPISAKLVANLMTTAGVTRVVTVDLHAGQIQGFFDIPVDHLAAAPVIANYFRSQKLEDVVVVSPDLGGVTRARVLADHLQAPIAIIEKRRPKPGCAEVMNLIGDVEGKTAIIIDDIVDTAGSLCEGAKALEKRGAKRVFASCSHAILSDPAVQRINESCIEKLVITNTIPLPPEKQSDKIVTLSLADAIGDVIMRIQSHRSVSQLFR, encoded by the coding sequence ATGGCTTTAGACACTGGAAACTTATGCATCCTGACCGGTAACGCTAACCCGGAGCTGGCAAAAGAGATTGCTGACCACATCGGTGTAAATCTTTGCGATGCATATGTCGGTCATTTCAACAATGGTGAGACGCAGGTTATGATCAGCGAAAGCATCCGCGGCAAGGATATTTTCATCATTCAGCCGACGTCTTACCCGGTAAACGACAACCTGATGGAACTCCTGATTATGGCAGATGCCTGCAAGCGTGCATCCGCTCATAGCGTAACGGCAGTTGTTCCTTACTACGCTTATGCCCGTCAGGACCGCAAGACCCGCGGCCGTGAGCCCATTTCCGCAAAACTGGTTGCTAACCTCATGACGACTGCTGGTGTTACCCGTGTTGTTACCGTTGACCTCCATGCTGGCCAGATTCAGGGCTTCTTTGATATCCCCGTGGATCATCTGGCAGCAGCTCCCGTTATTGCCAACTACTTCCGCTCGCAGAAGCTGGAAGATGTCGTGGTGGTTTCCCCAGACCTGGGCGGTGTAACCCGTGCCCGCGTTCTCGCTGACCACCTGCAGGCTCCCATCGCCATCATTGAAAAGCGCCGTCCGAAACCGGGCTGTGCTGAGGTTATGAATCTCATCGGTGATGTGGAAGGCAAGACGGCCATCATCATTGACGATATTGTTGATACGGCAGGTTCCCTCTGCGAAGGTGCCAAGGCCCTGGAAAAACGTGGTGCAAAGCGCGTGTTCGCTTCCTGCTCCCATGCTATCCTGAGCGACCCTGCTGTACAGCGCATCAACGAATCCTGCATTGAAAAGCTGGTGATTACCAACACCATTCCGCTGCCGCCGGAAAAACAGTCCGACAAGATTGTTACCCTGTCTCTGGCAGATGCTATCGGTGATGTAATCATGCGTATTCAGAGCCATCGCTCTGTAAGCCAGCTCTTCCGTTAA
- the glmU gene encoding bifunctional UDP-N-acetylglucosamine diphosphorylase/glucosamine-1-phosphate N-acetyltransferase GlmU encodes MSDLVTVILAAGKGTRMKSKLPKVLHKAAGKSMVQHVIDAAKAAGAKRNIVVTGFGGEEVRQALGSEIEFAEQKEQLGTGHAVLQTAELLKDEQGTVMVLCGDTPLLTGDLLKNLYESHVKAQAKATVLTAIMPDATGYGRIIRAEDGSVLKIVEHKDATEAERAVKEVNSGIYCFDARALFDSLKQVTNDNAQGEYYLPDVLEILQKQGEKIWAVAADDYESTLGINSRLQLSGAEKILRRRKNEELMAEGVTIMDPDTTYVDADVKIGRDTVIYPQTWIEGNTVIGEDCEVGPCVRLQNVKMGNKVMGQFGYYHDCVIDDGVILGQFNHIRPDSHLMAGVKMGNFVEVKNSVIGEGSKLPHLSYIGDTDMGSGVNMGCGTITVNYDGKTKFRTKIGNDVFVGCNSNLVAPVEVEDGAYIGAGSTITKKVPSNNLAIARARQTNIEGWVDKRK; translated from the coding sequence ATGTCTGATTTAGTAACTGTAATCCTTGCCGCCGGCAAGGGCACCCGTATGAAATCCAAACTCCCGAAGGTTCTGCACAAGGCTGCAGGCAAGTCCATGGTGCAGCATGTCATCGATGCCGCCAAGGCTGCCGGTGCCAAGCGCAATATTGTGGTCACGGGCTTTGGCGGTGAAGAAGTGCGCCAGGCTCTGGGCAGTGAAATCGAGTTTGCCGAGCAGAAGGAACAGCTGGGCACGGGGCATGCTGTACTCCAGACGGCAGAGCTCTTAAAGGACGAGCAGGGCACAGTTATGGTTCTCTGCGGCGATACGCCGCTTTTGACCGGGGATTTGCTCAAGAACCTCTACGAATCCCATGTGAAAGCCCAGGCCAAGGCTACGGTGCTGACGGCCATCATGCCGGATGCTACGGGCTATGGCCGCATCATTCGTGCCGAAGACGGCAGCGTGCTCAAGATTGTGGAGCATAAGGACGCCACGGAAGCAGAACGCGCAGTCAAGGAAGTAAATTCCGGCATCTACTGCTTTGATGCCCGTGCGCTCTTTGACTCCCTGAAACAGGTTACCAATGACAACGCCCAGGGCGAATACTACCTGCCGGACGTACTGGAAATTCTCCAGAAGCAGGGCGAAAAGATTTGGGCTGTAGCAGCTGACGATTATGAATCCACGCTGGGCATCAACTCCCGCCTGCAGCTCTCCGGTGCCGAAAAAATCCTGCGCCGCCGCAAGAATGAAGAACTCATGGCGGAAGGTGTTACGATTATGGACCCCGATACCACCTATGTGGATGCGGATGTAAAAATTGGCCGCGATACGGTTATCTATCCGCAGACCTGGATTGAAGGCAATACGGTAATCGGTGAAGACTGCGAAGTGGGCCCCTGCGTCCGTCTGCAGAATGTCAAGATGGGCAACAAGGTTATGGGTCAGTTTGGCTACTACCATGACTGTGTGATTGATGATGGCGTAATTCTCGGCCAGTTCAATCACATCCGTCCGGATTCCCACCTGATGGCTGGTGTCAAGATGGGCAACTTCGTGGAAGTCAAGAACTCCGTGATTGGCGAAGGCTCCAAGCTGCCGCATCTGTCCTATATCGGCGACACGGACATGGGCTCTGGCGTCAACATGGGCTGCGGTACGATTACGGTCAACTATGATGGCAAGACCAAGTTCCGCACGAAGATTGGCAACGATGTCTTCGTTGGCTGCAACTCCAATCTGGTAGCGCCCGTGGAAGTAGAGGATGGTGCATATATCGGTGCCGGTTCCACCATTACCAAGAAAGTGCCCAGCAACAATTTGGCTATTGCCCGTGCCCGCCAGACGAATATCGAAGGCTGGGTGGACAAGCGCAAATAA
- a CDS encoding GntR family transcriptional regulator produces MTNRLAPIKLDSYQPLREVVCESLREAIRNGVLKPGERIMEIQLAEELGVSRTPVREAIRKLELEGYVVMMPRRGTYVASMSIRDINEIFEIRTALESLSNGLAADHITDDELEHLQRLLVIIGGYIKEGNIEKIVETDIEFHDLMYHAARNERLVGIISNLRDQLTRFRTLSMSYPGRLEETLDEHRLIVEAIANGDRKAASKAAERHMENSEKTLLKAMEALEREKKSKAKKAKK; encoded by the coding sequence ATGACAAACAGATTAGCCCCGATAAAGCTTGACAGCTACCAGCCTTTGCGGGAAGTGGTGTGCGAATCCCTCCGGGAGGCCATTCGCAATGGTGTGCTGAAGCCCGGTGAGCGAATTATGGAAATCCAGCTGGCTGAGGAATTAGGTGTCAGCCGTACTCCGGTGCGGGAAGCCATTCGCAAGCTCGAACTTGAGGGCTATGTGGTGATGATGCCCCGCCGGGGAACCTATGTGGCCAGCATGTCCATCCGGGATATCAATGAGATTTTTGAAATCCGCACGGCACTCGAATCCCTGTCCAATGGGCTGGCTGCTGACCATATTACCGATGATGAACTTGAGCACTTGCAGCGTCTGCTGGTGATTATCGGCGGTTATATCAAAGAAGGCAATATCGAAAAAATCGTGGAAACGGATATTGAGTTCCATGACCTCATGTATCATGCGGCCCGCAATGAGCGGTTGGTGGGGATTATCTCCAATCTGCGTGACCAGCTCACCCGTTTCCGCACGCTGTCCATGTCCTATCCCGGCCGTCTGGAGGAAACTCTGGATGAACATCGCCTGATTGTGGAAGCCATTGCCAATGGTGACCGCAAGGCGGCCAGCAAGGCAGCAGAGCGCCATATGGAAAATTCGGAGAAGACTCTCTTAAAAGCCATGGAAGCACTCGAACGCGAAAAAAAGTCCAAGGCAAAAAAAGCGAAAAAATAA
- the ispE gene encoding 4-(cytidine 5'-diphospho)-2-C-methyl-D-erythritol kinase: MVTVEANAKINLTLDILGKRPDGFHEVAMVMQSIGLHDTLTMEKTDGEIALSINVPWLKADEKNLAWRAAELVRQEYGLTGGVRMELTKRIPIAAGLAGGSADAAAVLKGMNELYNLQMSEARLCELGARLGSDIPFCLMGGTMLATGRGEVLTRLADMPETWVVLAKPRISVSTAWAYQNYDEQGAERHPDNEAIKKAIARGNRKAVAGLLCNVLESVTIKKYDVIADYKQMMLDKGAMASMMSGSGPTVFGLARNREQAEAIANVLRQNTNADVFVTRTFQMNRRKA; encoded by the coding sequence ATGGTAACAGTAGAAGCAAATGCCAAGATAAATTTGACGCTGGATATTTTGGGCAAGCGTCCGGATGGTTTTCACGAAGTGGCCATGGTTATGCAGTCCATTGGCCTGCACGACACTTTGACCATGGAAAAGACGGATGGGGAGATTGCGCTGTCCATCAACGTGCCCTGGCTTAAGGCGGACGAAAAGAATCTGGCCTGGCGGGCGGCGGAACTTGTACGTCAGGAATACGGCCTTACGGGGGGCGTGCGCATGGAGCTTACCAAGCGCATTCCCATTGCGGCAGGCCTGGCCGGAGGCAGCGCCGACGCGGCAGCGGTGCTCAAGGGCATGAATGAGCTTTACAATTTGCAGATGAGCGAGGCAAGACTTTGCGAATTGGGCGCAAGGCTCGGTTCGGATATTCCCTTCTGCCTGATGGGCGGCACGATGCTGGCCACGGGACGCGGGGAAGTTTTGACGCGCCTTGCCGATATGCCGGAGACCTGGGTGGTGCTCGCCAAGCCCCGCATCTCCGTGTCCACGGCCTGGGCTTATCAGAATTATGATGAGCAGGGGGCCGAGCGCCATCCGGACAACGAGGCCATCAAGAAAGCCATTGCCCGCGGCAACCGAAAAGCCGTGGCCGGGTTATTGTGTAATGTGCTGGAAAGTGTTACTATAAAGAAGTATGACGTGATAGCAGACTACAAGCAGATGATGCTCGACAAGGGCGCCATGGCCAGCATGATGTCCGGTAGCGGCCCTACCGTATTTGGTCTGGCCCGCAACCGGGAACAGGCAGAAGCCATTGCCAACGTCCTGCGGCAGAATACCAATGCGGATGTCTTTGTCACCCGTACATTTCAGATGAACCGAAGGAAAGCGTAA